One Moorella sp. E308F genomic region harbors:
- a CDS encoding YlzJ-like family protein has product MPWELIWEGAENFCPRRQDIKVGHLTIEIEPLSFNQARVVRLISTDPVDYLAGPFQPGTILEFTPRRVFNPGSLDLKPTLI; this is encoded by the coding sequence ATGCCGTGGGAGCTTATCTGGGAAGGGGCAGAAAATTTCTGCCCCCGCCGCCAGGACATCAAGGTTGGTCACTTAACCATTGAAATCGAACCCTTAAGCTTCAACCAGGCCCGGGTGGTCCGTCTGATCAGCACCGACCCAGTGGACTACCTGGCCGGCCCCTTCCAGCCGGGCACAATCCTGGAATTTACTCCCCGGCGTGTCTTTAACCCTGGTAGCCTTGATTTAAAACCCACTTTAATTTAA